The following proteins are co-located in the Larimichthys crocea isolate SSNF unplaced genomic scaffold, L_crocea_2.0 scaffold97, whole genome shotgun sequence genome:
- the baz2a gene encoding bromodomain adjacent to zinc finger domain protein 2A — translation MESNNHFNYGTHASANSGLKLSSGDSLYTNGSSMSFPQQGKNMNGEMNVNGVTTVIGSGVPGSHPPTAPYPHMSNHHQGSMGYDYLWGGHPQYGPAMGTSAGHGMQQKQPTPGMGQPQAQHHFQGHGQYQLNGGIESSHQPPVAGPPNMPLTGSQYWNRSNPGPQQISYNSHSMYGSYQSQAHPGITPSQHHQQQSIQPPPHQPSQQHLHSHRHPAHHHQQHQQPQHYGMMPNGMPYYQHQPQHPSLPSPQQQQQQPPPAPPPPPPQQQQSQAQGQAQLMPPAAQNFTPPRGSPQHHSLGRGGTGSPLPVGMSSATMLSPSAVQDSGSPKAHNRERSPHASNVGLSTVMQGHTREAVKEVDTSYNGMERAPVAQRLPKSDTYQPKPVGPPSDYRQHPEQPAAQRPEMASSVRDSAMNTPPQSVSSQLSASTPPRASAAPAVSESPTSAPGPPIVSSNLDSTPPQISTPPNVSSAPSQAAASRLSSPPLMMQGLRPETSPAGSKHLSVGSSSCSLPASPSKSPATAPSVSSPSSEAAHQAKPLLPPMASKPAITVPPPALVPTSSYSTPTPISSLQQLVQGSKPPLMSGAQHEKPRPPKLMSATPSVSAKSSFTGVAPPLMSVTGPSTSTSPGSCLATSASPMSISKTPSVGSKPCDPVPTTQPQIYTLPAADSGLSTSSAASLPPGGVNPTSLAAHENPTVRPLSTLPLQTTQASRTAPVSAPPDLVFVPPSVGTSSGVVQSSNSEQPPANTTTPHVLKQSSPKPEHHGHSEDRKALDTKRNGKPEEHILQLDSGMRRTSEKVEATETNKSEILSLKSLSDLPGKPSQITAGPDQKPKNKQTEGGESEDSMVEQTPLRKSSHLHSTRVEHLTDEESFDSQFDGNSTFDTPSRINVSSVLEKSSFVGDDSSCVDDSAHFDSSFHLRKDTSRVDSTSHAEEEEEEETSTAFDTTRDSSFSVEDSRDDTLDSTREGEMSQAEETKESCQITGESILESSLNNTSQMEECSVDSSDVSNSHSFVSSQPGRQGPEAQWGPRGLDTPDSAGRISIKTTVNETMTPPSFKIRDENFIAFSTPAEGPAVHPLQPVTDQTVPAAGGQTPGKQRKPRAPKAIWTKTPALEEAQRKPRGRTPKVEKMKTEEEGANKEEAVKGRKRKKSVRADTSDICGAPTVEVDPITATIEAVLANTSTLNTSAEKPKKVKRVKKQHQEGNVVKTPKQDPEKTADDADDNDDDSSTAGESNRRRVATEEQVQFPLQHGWRREIRVRKMENRMKGETWYYTPCGRRMKQFPEIIKYLNRHTDSVVTREHFSFSPRMPVGDFYEERESPEGMKWVLLANEEVPSMIMAITGRRGRPPNPDKEKPRRVRALKGGPARRPGRPPKPKMIDLLSKVDAKLLKRLEAKEALTEEEKEKLAKIKKKMKRKARIKRREDAKIKKMKAEKKRAKLEQDAKDLELKAEPTDPTAPQVTQPSSAAEPKKPGRRRSVKVEPPPRVQQTDEERIAQGKRVLGARSKAKALAKAQAEAEAAAQAAQAAKRAAERRAQAQRRLEERKRQQLIAEELKKPTEDMCLTDHKPLPELSRIPGLVLSGTAFAHCLVVVEFLHGYGKVIGLNIPKDIPSLGTLQEGLLGLGDSQGEVQDLLIKLMEAALHDPGLPSYYQSVKILGDKLVELELTRSTVSEVLRIFLESHGYDTEVCNTMRTKPFHTLPPDTKAAILGFLVEELNSSNIVTSDIDNTLENITTYRKNKWIIEGKLRKLKAALARRTGRSEEELCFEERRRSARVAEEENLSMEESGLVVGRGNRRARKEEPKLSDNESPTNASIPELERQIDKLTKRQAFFRKKLLQTTHSMRATLLGQDRYRRRYLALPHLGGVLVEGPEELLTSGDVLVAEVPVTFLKKEPKVEETPMPTTPTLPSSPSSANPTQPQTLSPEEDPLPGTASLMSRPRGRGRPRKIKPEVELHLRTAKIRRRRRSSVRSGGEDGPGSPNGGTHDLTQAAFHSWLSQSQEAVTNGTCSAAGDAPEGNRPEESVKEMAEKQGQWFNLLPKQPCDENSLTEPQTPTSPSSPPKLLPQIPSALPALAAPFMQPDPLMPAVAPADQATTQETPLTPPAAAVPGCTPPAPPQLFPAPVPPATTAPTTPARPGRRRRRGSRGSSPARRGARAAAAAKRRGRPPNSVFQELEQQYFTQLVVKPIPAAMVRGWWWIKDPEELYSTLQALHPRGVREKVLHKHLAKHMESLAEMCTKPIDDPMFEVKVEEKDVLLEALQQPWQVQEKTMETDISALQWVEDLEQRVIGADLHLKALPPGAVNEAESNTDTPVAEFQPYTIPDPDSTRDDLQYYEHDVDPHDDWIVRTKKEWSGLPRIATHPVDLAVLRLANLERNIERRYLKEPLWNPAEVMRLAPLTPTPGEEHPMDVFSLESEITSRLRTWRQALDRCRSAPQVCLCLLQLEKAIAWERSVTKVTCQVCRKGDNDDCLLLCDGCDRGCHMYCLRPKITQVPEGDWFCPTCVAEEEGESPRACKKRTRVKKRRYEDDSSEDETTTTTTTTTSSRRSGGMATRYKETVAPSSSSRNSGDGGAAKRRRMTTRNQPDLTFCEIILMEMEAHADAWPFLEPVNPRLVPGYRRIIKNPMDFLTMRERLLQGGYCSCEEFAADAHLVFNNCELFNEDTSEVGMAGHAMRRFFESRWAEFYSNKDK, via the exons aTGGAGTCAAATAATCACTTCAACTACGGCACCCACGCCTCAGCAAACTCAGGACTGAAACTCTCCTCAGGGGATTCTCTTTATACTAATGGGTCCTCCATGAGTTTTCCTCAGCAGGGCAAGA ATATGAACGGCGAAATGAATGTGAATGGCGTCACTACTGTAATCGGGTCCGGTGTGCCTGGTTCCCACCCACCAACAGCTCCTTACCCACACATGAGCAACCATCACCAGGGCAGCATGGGCTACGACTACTTGTGGGGAGGACACCCTCAGTATGGTCCAGCCATGGGCACCTCTGCTGGGCACGGGATGCAACAGAAGCAGCCTACACCTGGGATGGGGCAGCCTCAGGCACAGCACCACTTCCAGGGTCATGGACAGTACCAACTCAATGGGGGTATTGAAAGCTCCCATCAACCCCCTGTGGCAGGCCCACCGAACATGCCTCTTACTGGGAGTCAGTACTGGAACAGGAGTAACCCTGGCCCTCAGCAGATAAGTTATAATTCCCACAGTATGTACGGGAGCTACCAGAGTCAGGCACATCCTGGAATTACACCGTCACAGCATCACCAGCAGCAGTCCATACAACCGCCCCCGCATCAACCGTCACAGCAGCACCTCCACTCCCATCGTCACCCAGCCCATCACCACCAACAGCACCAGCAACCACAGCATTATGGCATGATGCCTAATGGGATGCCCTACTACCAGCATCAACCCCAGCACCCATCCCTGCCAtctccccagcagcagcagcagcagccaccgcctgctccaccaccaccaccaccacagcagcagcagtctcagGCCCAAGGCCAGGCTCAGTTGATGCCCCCAGCTGCCCAGAATTTTACTCCTCCACGTGGCAGTCCACAGCACCACAGTTTGGGCAGAGGAGGCACAGGCAGCCCTCTCCCTGTGGGGATGTCCTCAGCGACAATGTTGTCACCATCAGCCGTGCAGGACAGTGGATCACCCAAAGCCCACAACAGGGAACGGAGCCCCCATGCTAGCAATGTGGGACTATCTACCGTCATGCAAG GGCATACGAGAGAAGCTGTCAAGGAAGTAGACACAAGCTATAATGGCATGGAAAGGGCACCCGTAGCCCAGAGGCTCCCCAAAAGTGACACTTACCAACCCAAACCTGTGGGACCCCCAAGTGATTATCGTCAGCACCCTGAACAGCCAGCAGCTCAACGTCCAGAAATGGCTTCCTCTGTCAGAGACTCTGCCATGAATACACCTCCCCAGTCTGTGTCATCCCAGCTTTCTGCCTCAACACCTCCTCGGgcctctgcagctcctgctgTCTCTGAGTCTCCCACATCTGCCCCTGGGCCCCCTATAGTGTCATCTAATTTAGACTCTACTCCGCCACAAATCTCAACACCTCCCAATGTGTCCTCTGCTCCATCTCAAGCTGCTGCTTCCAGACTTTCCTCACCTCCTCTAATGATGCAAGGCCTCAGGCCAGAGACATCCCCTGCTGGATCCAAGCATCTGTCAGTGGGGTCCTCTTCTTGTTCCCTACCTGCATCACCTTCAAAGTCACCTGCAACAGCTCCTTcagtctcctctccttcatctgaGGCTGCTCATCAAGCCAAGCCTTTGTTGCCTCCGATGGCTTCGAAACCTGCTATAACTGTCCCCCCTCCAGCCCTTGTGCCCACATCCTCATACTCTACACCTACACCCATCTCATCGCTTCAACAGCTGGTTCAAGGGTCCAAGCCACCACTGATGTCTGGAGCTCAGCATGAAAAGCCCAGACCCCCAAAATTAATGTCTGCCACTCCATCAGTGAGTGCAAAATCCTCATTCACTGGTGTAGCTCCACCTCTAATGTCAGTAACAGGACCTTCGACCTCAACATCACCCGGTTCTTGTTTAGCAACATCTGCATCGCCCATGTCCATTTCAAAAACCCCTTCAGTTGGCAGCAAACCATGTGACCCAGTGCCCACAACCCAGCCTCAGATATACACTCTTCCAGCTGCTGACTCTGGTCTTTCCACTTCTTCAGCAGCATCATTACCACCAGGAGGGGTGAACCCGACCTCCTTAGCAGCCCATGAAAATCCTACAGTCCGACCTCTGTCTACCCTACCTCTTCAAACCACTCAAGCCTCCAGGACTGCACCCGTGTCCGCCCCTCCTGACTTGGTGTTTGTGCCTCCTTCAGTGGGTACGTCTTCTGGAGTGGTCCAAAGTTCAAACTCTGAACAGCCTCCTGCTAACACCACTACTCCTCATGTGCTAAAGCAGTCGTCTCCCAAGCCAGAGCACCACGGTCACAGCGAGGATAGGAAAGCGTTGGATACTAAAAGAAATGGAAAACCAGAGGAACACATCCTTCAGCTTGATTCCGGTATGAGAAGGACATCAGAGAAGGTTGAAGCTACTGAGACTAATAAATCTGAAATACTCTCACTCAAATCTCTTTCCGATCTCCCTGGGAAACCCTCACAGATCACAGCTGGTCCTGATCAAAAGCCCAagaataaacagacagaaggcGGAGAATCAGAGGACTCCATGGTTGAGCAGACTCCGCTCAGGAAGTCTTCACATCTCCACAGCACAAGGGTAGAGCACCTGACGGACGAAGAAAGTTTTGATTCACAGTTTGATGGCAATTCAACGTTTGACACCCCCTCCAGAATCAATGTCAGCTCTGTCTTGGAAAAGTCCTCTTTTGTAGGCGATGATAGCTCATGTGTAGATGACTCCGCTCACTTTGACAGCAGCTTTCACCTGCGAAAGGACACTTCCCGGGTTGACAGCACTTCccatgcagaagaagaagaagaggaggaaacatctaCCGCGTTTGACACCACTAGAGATAGCAGCTTTTCTGTGGAAGACTCCAGAGATGACACGTTGGACTCCACCAGGGAAGGGGAAATGTCTCAGGCAGAGGAGACCAAAGAGAGCTGCCAGATCACAGGAGAATCTATTCTGGAGTCTTCTCTTAACAACACCTCTCAGATGGAAGAGTGCTCTGTCGACTCAAGCGATGTGTCCAACTCGCACTCATTTGTGTCATCTCAGCCAGGCCGCCAAG GACCTGAAGCACAGTGGGGACCAAGAGGACTCGATACACCGGACTCGGCTGGACGCATTAGCATTAAGACCACTGTTAACGAGACAATGACTCCGCCgagtttcaaaataagagaTGAGAACTTTATCGCCTTCAGTACGCCAGCAGAGGGCCCTGCTGTACACCCACTCCAACCAGTAACTGATCAGACTGTGCCAGCTGCTGGAGGGCAAACCCCAGGGAAACAACGCAAACCTCGAGCTCCAAAGGCAATATGGACGAAAACCCCAG ctcTGGAGGAGGCCCAACGGAAGCCTCGGGGTCGAACCCCTAAAGTGGAGAAGATGAAGACCGAAGAAGAAGGAGCCAATAAAGAGGAGGCAGTCAagggcaggaagaggaagaagtctGTCAGGGCGGACACATCAGATATTTGTGGCGCACCCACAGTAGAGGTTGATCCCATCACAGCCACAATCGAAGCCGTTCTGGCCAACACTTCAACTCTCAACACTTCAGCCGAGAAACCCAAGAAGGTGAAAAGGGTCAAGAAACAACACCAGGAAGGAAACGTGGTGAAAACACCCAAACAAGATCCCGAAAAAACGgcagatgatgctgatgataatgatgacGACAGCTCCACTGCAG GTGAATCCAACAGACGGAGGGTTGCAACTgaagagcaggttcagttccCACTGCAGCATGG CTGGAGGAGGGAGATTCGCGTGAGGAAAATGGAGAACCGCATGAAGGGCGAAACCTGGTATTACACACCGTGTGGAAGGAGGATGAAACAGTTCCCTGAAATAATCAAG TACttgaacagacacacagacagcgtGGTTACCAGAGAACATTTCAGCTTCAGCCCACGCATGCCTGTCGGAGATTTTtatgaagaaagagaaagtccTGAG GGTATGAAGTGGGTCCTCTTGGCCAATGAGGAGGTTCCTTCCATGATCATGGCCATCACTGGCCGGCGAGGTCGACCTCCAAACCCTGATAAGGAGAAACCCCGCAGGGTTCGTGCCTTGAAGGGAGGACCAGCCCGCCGTCCTGGGAGACCTCCCAAACCCAAGATGATTGACCTCCTTAGCAAAGTCGACGCCAAACTTTTGAAGCGACTAGAGGCCAAGG AAGCTCTCacggaggaggaaaaggagaaacttgcaaaaatcaaaaagaaaatgaagagaaag GCAAGAATAAAGAGAAGGGAGGATGCGAAGATTAAGAAGatgaaggcagaaaaaaagagggccAAG CTCGAGCAAGACGCCAAAGACCTAGAGTTGAAGGCTGAGCCGACGGACCCAACAGCCCCACAGGTCACGCAGCCATCGTCTGCCGCAGAGCCCAAGAAGCCTGGCCGCAGGAGGTCAGTCAAGGTTGAGCCTCCTCCGCGAGTACAGCAGACTGATGAGGAGAGGATAGCCCAGGGTAAGAGGGTGCTGGGGGCTCGGAGTAAAGCCAAAGCTCTGGCTAAAGCCCAGGCGGAGGCAGAGGCGGCAGCTCAGGCCGCTCAGGCAGCTAAAAGGGCAGCAGAAAGGAGAGCACAGGCCCAGCGACGTCTGGAGGAGCGTAAGAGGCAACAACTGATCGCagaagaactgaagaagcccACAGAGGACATGTGTCTCACTGACCACAAA CCCCTTCCAGAGCTGTCCCGCATCCCTGGTTTGGTGCTTTCTGGCACAGCGTTCGCACATTGCCTGGTTGTGGTTGAGTTCCTCCACGGCTATGGAAAGGTGATTGGTCTCAATATACCCAAGGACATCCCCAGCCTTGGCACCCTGCAGGAGGGCCTCTTAGGCCTTGGCGACAGCCAAGGAGAAGTTCAGGACTTACTGATAAAGCTGATGGAGGCTGCACTCCATGATCCAGGCCTGCCATCCTATTATCAG TCAGTAAAGATCCTCGGGGATAAGCTGGTCGAGTTGGAGCTGACTCGTTCCACAGTCTCAGAAGTACTTCGTATCTTCCTGGAGTCTCACGGTTATGATACCGAAGTGTGCAACACAATGAGGACCAAACCATTTCACACCCTACCGCCTGACACCAAGGCCGCCATCCTAGGTTTCCTGGTGGAAGAGctcaacagcagcaacattgtGACAAG tgaCATCGACAACACATTGGAAAACATTACAACTTACAGGAAGAATAAGTGGATAATTGAGGGGAAGTTGCGCAA ACTGAAGGCGGCACTAGCGCGTCGTACAGGACGCTCTGAGGAAGAGCTATGTTTCGAGGAGAGGAGGCGCAGCGCCAGGGTGGCTGAGGAAGAGAACCTCAGTATGGAGGAGAGCGGCCTGGTTGTGGGGAGGGGCAATCGGCGTGCACGCAAAGAAGAGCCCAAACTCAGTGAC AATGAGAGCCCTACCAATGCCAGCATTCCAGAGCTTGAAAGGCAGATAGATAAGCTAACCAAG CGCCAAGCATTTTTCCGAAAAAAGCTGCTACAGACGACTCATTCCATGCGGGCCACATTATTAGGCCAGGACCGCTACCGACGCAGATACTTGGCACTACCTCACCTCGGAGGAGTTCTGGTTGAGGGGCCAGAAGAGTTGTTGA CCTCTGGAGACGTCCTTGTAGCTGAGGttcctgtcaccttcctcaAAAAGGAGCCGAAAGTTGAGGAGACTCCCATGCCTACTACTCCTACTCTaccatcctctccttcctctgctaACCCTACCCAGCCCCAGACCTTATCTCCAGAAGAGGACCCCCTCCCTGGCACTGCATCCCTCATGAGCAGGCCAAGAGGACGTGGAAGGCCACGAAAAATCAAACCAGAAGTGGAGCTTCACCTCCGCACGGCAAAGATACGCCGCCGCCGTCGAAGTAGCGTCAGGTCCGGGGGCGAAGACGGACCAGGATCACCAAATGGTGGCACACATGACCTCACACAGGCTGCTTTCCACAGCTGGCTCAGCCAATCTCAGGAAGCGGTGACCAACGGCACATGCTCAGCGGCGGGGGATGCTCCAGAGGGTAATCGACCAGAGGAGAGCGTAAAGGAGATGGCAGAGAAACAGGGGCAGTGGTTCAACCTGCTCCCAAAACAGCCATGTGACGAGAACTCTCTGACCGAGCCCCAGACACCGACCTCTCCGAGCTCACCCCCTAAACTCCTTCCTCAGATCCCAAGTGCTCTGCCCGCACTCGCTGCTCCATTCATGCAG CCGGACCCGCTCATGCCTGCCGTGGCTCCTGCTGACCAAGCAACAACACAGGAAACTCCCCTCACCCCCCCTGCAGCTGCCGTTCCTGGTTGTACCCCACCAGCACCACCTCAGCTTTTTCCGGCTCCTGTTCCTCCTGCCACAACTGCTCCGACTACACCCGCCAGGCCAGGTCGCAGGCGGAGGAGAGGTAGCAGAGGCAGCAGTCCCGCCCGCAGAGGGGCAAGAGCCGCCGCGGCAGCCAAGCGCCGAGGCCGACCTCCGAACTCTGTGTTCCAAGAGCTCGAGCAGCAGTACTTCACACAACTGGTGGTCAAGCCCATACCCGCAG CAATGGTGCGTGGCTGGTGGTGGATCAAGGATCCAGAGGAACTCTATAGTACCTTACAGGCCCTCCACCCAAGGGGTGTCAGGGAGAAGGTGCTGCATAAGCATTTGGCCAAACACATGGAGAGCTTAGCTGAGATGTGCACCAAACCTATCGACG ACCCGATGTTTGAGGTGAAGGTAGAGGAGAAGGATGTGCTACTGGAGGCTTTACAGCAGCCCTGGCAAGTGCAGGAGAAAACAATGGAGACTGACATCAGTGCCCTACAGTGGGTCGAGGACCTGGAGCAGCGAGTCATCGGCGCCGACCTCCATCTCAAA GCTCTTCCTCCGGGTGCAGTGAATGAAGCTGAAtctaacacagacacaccggTGGCAGAGTTTCAG ccCTACACAATCCCAGATCCAGACTCCACGCGCGATGACCTCCAGTACTACGAGCACGACGTCGACCCGCACGATGACTGGATCGTGCGGACTAAGAAGGAGTGGTCTGGCCTGCCACGTATCGCCACGCATCCGGTGGACTTGGCCGTGCTGCGGTTGGCTAACCTTGAGCGTAACATCGAGAGACGTTATCTGAAGGAGCCGCTGTGGAATCCGGCCGAAGTGATGCGCCTCGCTCCTCTCACACCGACCCCGGGAGAAGAGCATCCCATGGATGTCTTTAG TCTGGAGAGTGAGATCACGTCTCGACTCCGAACGTGGCGACAGGCTCTGGATCGCTGCCGCAGCGCTCCAcaggtctgtctgtgtttgcttcaGCTGGAGAAGGCCATCGCTTGGGAGAGATCTGTGACTAAAGTG acTTGCCAGGTCTGCAGGAAGGGCGACAATGACGACTGCCTGTTGCTGTGTGACGGCTGTGATCGTGGCTGCCACATGTACTGCCTGAGGCCCAAAATCACCCAGGTGCCAGAGGGAGACTGGTTTTGTCCTACCTGCGTTGCTGAG gaGGAAGGTGAATCACCGCGCGCGTGCAAAAAGAGGACCAGGGTGAAAAAGAGACGATATGAAGACGACAGCTCCGAAGACGAGACGACAACCACGACGACAACCACAACGTCATCGCGGCGTAGCGGTGGCATGGCGACGCGGTACAAAGAGACCGTAGCTCCCTCCTCATCTTCACGTAACTCTGGAGACGGAGGCGCCGCTAAACGTCGTCGCATGACAACCCGCAACCAGCCTGACCTCACCTTCTGCGA gatCATTCTTATGGAGATGGAGGCTCATGCCGATGCCTGGCCCTTCCTTGAACCCGTCAACCCGCGACTGGTGCCGGGCTACCGTCGCATCATCAAGAACCCCATGGACTTCCTCACCATGAGAGAGAGGCTGCTACAGGGAGG GTACTGCAGCTGTGAGGAGTTCGCCGCGGACGCTCACCTTGTCTTCAACAACTGCGAGCTGTTTAATGAGGACACATCGGAGGTGGGAATGGCCGGACACGCCATGAGGCGCTTCTTTGAGAGCCGCTGGGCGGAGTTCTACTCAAATAAGGACAAATGA
- the ptges3b gene encoding prostaglandin E synthase 3b isoform X1, whose translation MHPATAKWYDRRDSVFIEFCVADSKDVKVSFDKTKFGFSCLGGTDNVKYENEIDLFEAIDENESKHKRTDRSVLCYLRKAQPGKSWLRLTKEKPKPSWLSVDFNNWKDWEDDSDEEMGNFDQFSDMMNNMGGEDDIPDLDDESADSDDEKMPDLE comes from the exons AT GCATCCAGCAACTGCCAAGTGGTACGATAGGAGGGACTCCGTTTTTATAGAGTTCTGTGTAGCAGACAGCAAAGATGTTAAAGTCAGTTTCGATAAAACAAAGTTTGGTTTCAG TTGTCTTGGAGGAACTGACAATGTCAAATATGAGAATGAAATAGACCTTTTTGAAGCCATCGATGAAAAT GAATCCAAACATAAACGTACAGATCGCTCAGTGTTGTGCTATTTACGAAAAGCACAGCCAGGGAAGTCGTGGCTGAGGCTAACAAAAGAGAAGCCTAAG ccGAGTTGGCTCAGTGTTGACTTCAACAACTGGAAAGATTGGGAGGATGACTCAGATGAGGAGATGGGCAACTTCGATCAATTCTCAGAT ATGATGAACAACATGGGAGGTGAGGACGACATACCTGATCTAGAC gaTGAGTCTGCAGATAGCGATGATGAGA AAATGCCAGATTTGGAATAG
- the ptges3b gene encoding prostaglandin E synthase 3b isoform X2, producing the protein MHPATAKWYDRRDSVFIEFCVADSKDVKVSFDKTKFGFSCLGGTDNVKYENEIDLFEAIDENESKHKRTDRSVLCYLRKAQPGKSWLRLTKEKPKPSWLSVDFNNWKDWEDDSDEEMGNFDQFSDMMNNMGGEDDIPDLDDESADSDDEIP; encoded by the exons AT GCATCCAGCAACTGCCAAGTGGTACGATAGGAGGGACTCCGTTTTTATAGAGTTCTGTGTAGCAGACAGCAAAGATGTTAAAGTCAGTTTCGATAAAACAAAGTTTGGTTTCAG TTGTCTTGGAGGAACTGACAATGTCAAATATGAGAATGAAATAGACCTTTTTGAAGCCATCGATGAAAAT GAATCCAAACATAAACGTACAGATCGCTCAGTGTTGTGCTATTTACGAAAAGCACAGCCAGGGAAGTCGTGGCTGAGGCTAACAAAAGAGAAGCCTAAG ccGAGTTGGCTCAGTGTTGACTTCAACAACTGGAAAGATTGGGAGGATGACTCAGATGAGGAGATGGGCAACTTCGATCAATTCTCAGAT ATGATGAACAACATGGGAGGTGAGGACGACATACCTGATCTAGAC gaTGAGTCTGCAGATAGCGATGATGAGA ttccaTGA